The proteins below are encoded in one region of Thermotoga sp.:
- the map gene encoding type I methionyl aminopeptidase — MIRIKTPSEIKKMRRAGEAVAVALRKARKAVLPGKSAWDVERIVLEVFKKYGVKPAFKGYNGYKYATCVSVNEEVVHGLPLKEKVFREGDIVSIDVGAVYQGLYGDAAVTYIAGETDKKGEELVRITREALERAIRIIKPGIRLGDVSYCIQEFVESAGFNVIRDYVGHGVGRELHEDPQIPNYGTPGTGIVLRKGMTLAIEPMVSEGDWRVIVKDDGWTAVTVDGSRCAHFEHTVLIAESGVEILTKEG; from the coding sequence ATGATAAGGATAAAGACACCTTCAGAGATCAAAAAAATGAGACGTGCTGGAGAAGCGGTAGCTGTTGCTTTGCGTAAGGCAAGGAAAGCTGTTCTTCCTGGAAAGAGTGCTTGGGATGTTGAGAGAATCGTTCTGGAGGTCTTCAAAAAGTATGGAGTAAAACCGGCTTTCAAAGGTTACAACGGATACAAATACGCAACTTGTGTTTCGGTCAACGAAGAAGTTGTTCATGGTTTGCCGTTGAAAGAGAAGGTCTTCAGGGAAGGGGACATCGTATCGATCGACGTAGGGGCGGTGTATCAAGGACTTTACGGAGATGCGGCGGTCACCTACATAGCTGGTGAAACCGACAAGAAAGGAGAAGAGTTGGTGAGGATAACAAGAGAAGCCCTTGAAAGAGCCATAAGAATCATAAAACCAGGAATCAGGCTTGGAGACGTGTCCTACTGTATACAAGAATTCGTTGAGTCAGCTGGTTTCAATGTTATCAGGGACTATGTGGGACACGGTGTGGGAAGAGAGCTCCACGAAGATCCTCAGATTCCGAACTACGGCACACCGGGGACGGGGATCGTTCTTCGTAAGGGAATGACACTGGCCATAGAACCTATGGTGAGTGAGGGAGACTGGAGGGTTATTGTGAAGGACGATGGATGGACCGCTGTGACCGTGGACGGTTCAAGATGTGCTCATTTTGAACACACTGTATTGATTGCAGAGAGTGGAGTGGAGATATTGACCAAGGAGGGATGA
- the infA gene encoding translation initiation factor IF-1, whose product MGKDDVIRMEGTIIEALPNAMFRVELDNGHKVLAHVSGRMRKHFIRLVPGDRVIVELSVYDLTRGRIVYRKKPE is encoded by the coding sequence ATGGGAAAGGATGATGTCATTCGAATGGAAGGTACGATAATAGAGGCTTTACCAAATGCCATGTTTAGAGTAGAATTAGACAATGGTCATAAGGTCCTGGCTCACGTGTCTGGCAGGATGAGGAAGCATTTCATAAGATTGGTGCCGGGTGATCGTGTTATCGTTGAACTTTCTGTGTACGATCTTACCCGTGGCAGAATCGTTTATAGGAAGAAACCGGAATGA
- the rpmJ gene encoding 50S ribosomal protein L36: MKVRASVKKRCEHCKIIRRKKRVYVVCKVNPKHNQKQG, encoded by the coding sequence ATGAAAGTGAGAGCTTCTGTCAAGAAGAGATGCGAGCACTGCAAAATAATCAGAAGGAAAAAGAGAGTTTACGTCGTCTGCAAGGTTAACCCCAAACACAATCAAAAGCAAGGTTGA
- the rpsM gene encoding 30S ribosomal protein S13: MARIVGVELPNNKKVWVALTYIYGIGRSRSLEILKNTGVDPDKRVGELTDEEISKITKYIQDHFKVEGELRSEVESNIRRLIEIGCYRGIRHKLGLPVRGQKTRSNARTRKGPRPSRIKTKKRTS; the protein is encoded by the coding sequence ATGGCTCGTATCGTAGGTGTCGAGCTACCCAACAACAAAAAGGTCTGGGTTGCACTGACCTATATCTACGGGATCGGTAGAAGTAGATCCCTTGAAATACTGAAAAACACGGGCGTGGATCCAGACAAGAGAGTAGGCGAACTCACCGATGAAGAAATAAGTAAGATAACCAAGTACATCCAGGATCATTTCAAAGTCGAAGGTGAATTGAGGAGTGAAGTGGAAAGCAACATCAGAAGACTCATAGAGATAGGATGTTACAGGGGTATAAGACACAAACTCGGCCTTCCAGTAAGAGGTCAGAAAACTCGATCCAATGCGAGGACCAGAAAAGGTCCAAGGCCCAGCAGGATAAAGACCAAAAAGAGGACTTCATGA
- the rpsK gene encoding 30S ribosomal protein S11, which yields MARKRGTSARKKQKKLSFDYGIVHIKSTFNNTIITLTDKDGNTLTWASGGTVGFEGTRKGTPYAAQLAADKVAREALRMGIKKVDVLVKGPGPGREPAIRTLQGAGLEINQIKDVTPIPFNGCRPKKRRRV from the coding sequence ATGGCCAGAAAGAGAGGAACGTCGGCTAGAAAAAAACAGAAGAAGCTCAGTTTCGACTACGGAATTGTCCATATAAAATCCACCTTCAACAACACCATCATCACCCTCACGGACAAGGATGGAAACACTCTGACGTGGGCTAGCGGAGGCACTGTCGGTTTCGAAGGAACCAGGAAAGGAACCCCGTATGCCGCGCAGTTGGCTGCTGACAAAGTAGCCAGAGAAGCCCTCAGGATGGGCATAAAGAAGGTGGACGTTCTGGTCAAAGGACCTGGTCCGGGAAGAGAACCTGCTATCAGAACACTTCAAGGAGCCGGTCTCGAGATCAACCAAATAAAGGACGTTACACCCATTCCTTTCAACGGTTGCAGACCCAAAAAGAGGAGAAGAGTGTGA
- the rpsD gene encoding 30S ribosomal protein S4, translated as MARYTGPVCRLCRREGMKLYLKGEKCYTDKCPFDRRPYAPGQHGQRRRKLTQYGIQLRAKQTVKRIYGILERQFERYVEKAMRKAGDTRENLIQLLEARLDNVVYRMGFAISRRQARQLVNHGHFLVNGKKVDIPGYLLRPNDVVEVREKSRDLEVIKKAIELNKERNTVPWIEVDFDNYRGTFLRYPSLEEVTDLPVDLQTVIEFYSR; from the coding sequence ATGGCAAGGTATACGGGACCCGTCTGCAGGCTTTGCAGAAGAGAGGGCATGAAGCTTTACCTCAAAGGTGAAAAATGCTATACCGACAAATGTCCATTTGATAGAAGGCCGTACGCTCCAGGCCAGCATGGACAAAGAAGAAGAAAGCTCACTCAGTACGGGATACAGCTCAGGGCTAAGCAAACGGTCAAAAGAATATACGGTATCCTCGAAAGACAGTTCGAAAGGTACGTTGAAAAGGCCATGAGGAAAGCAGGCGATACTCGAGAAAACCTGATTCAGCTTCTCGAAGCCAGGCTTGATAACGTGGTATACAGAATGGGTTTTGCTATCAGTCGAAGACAGGCAAGACAGCTCGTCAACCATGGTCACTTTCTTGTGAATGGGAAAAAGGTTGACATACCAGGCTACCTTCTGAGACCGAACGATGTGGTGGAGGTCAGGGAGAAGAGCAGAGATCTTGAGGTGATCAAAAAGGCCATAGAGCTCAACAAGGAAAGGAACACGGTTCCTTGGATAGAGGTTGACTTTGACAACTACAGGGGAACCTTCTTGAGGTATCCGAGTCTTGAAGAAGTTACAGACCTCCCGGTCGACTTGCAAACCGTCATCGAATTCTACTCGAGGTGA